The following are encoded in a window of Chloroflexota bacterium genomic DNA:
- the ispF gene encoding 2-C-methyl-D-erythritol 2,4-cyclodiphosphate synthase, with protein sequence MRVGHGYDIHRLAGGHPLMIGGVQVPSEQGALGHSDADVLLHAVVDAILGALKAGDIGRHYPDTDPAWRGADSSRFARETAARARDTGWEPVNVDATVLLERPKLAEHVPAIEKRVAECLDVAADRVNVKAATNEGLDAVGEGRAIACHAVVLLAQRHR encoded by the coding sequence ATCCGCGTGGGCCACGGCTACGACATCCATCGGCTCGCCGGCGGCCACCCATTGATGATCGGCGGCGTGCAGGTGCCGTCGGAGCAGGGGGCCCTGGGTCACTCCGACGCCGACGTGCTGCTGCATGCCGTCGTGGATGCCATCCTGGGCGCGCTCAAGGCTGGCGACATCGGCCGCCACTATCCCGACACCGACCCCGCCTGGCGCGGCGCCGACAGTTCCCGGTTCGCGCGCGAGACGGCGGCCCGCGCCCGCGACACCGGCTGGGAGCCGGTGAACGTCGACGCCACAGTCTTGCTGGAGCGGCCCAAGCTCGCCGAGCACGTGCCCGCCATCGAGAAACGGGTAGCTGAGTGCCTCGACGTCGCCGCCGACCGCGTCAACGTCAAGGCCGCCACGAATGAGGGACTGGACGCCGTGGGCGAGGGCCGCGCCATCGCCTG